The Helianthus annuus cultivar XRQ/B chromosome 15, HanXRQr2.0-SUNRISE, whole genome shotgun sequence genomic sequence ATTCATAACATTACCAAACCTACTGAGAAATATCCCATACTACTTATTTCTAATTTTTACCTAACTTAAATCGCTACAAATGACCAACCTATTTTCTAATTTTCGGTGTTTAGACATATTGATAGTTTGTTAATTTTGcagatttttatattttatattgaCTACAATTAGTTTGTAGTAGTTTTAAAAAATGAAAGTAAAATAATTTATTGTTTAGGGTGAAtttgaattaaatcgaatttattcgaattcgagtttcaaatattaatcgaatcgaatcgaatacgaattcaggtaaaaaaaataaaaattcaaaaaattcgtTTTGAATAATTTGAAAATTcgttattcgattcgatgaacaccctaGAAGGTGGTACGATTATGGGAGGGTTGGGCCCCAtactatttattaattaatttattgtttttttaatatatgtatagAAGGTAGTTAAGACATTTCATACAATTTTAATTGAGCAAACTAATTGTCATCCAATCCAGTGACTATCTGAGTAAAAATTTGTTAAATCAAAGGGAGCAAACTTGCTATTTTGAAAATGTAGTGACTAAACGTGAAAAACAGCAAACCACATAAactatccgggcaattaactctaaattaAACATAATAGGGTGTCCTTCCTACACGCCAGGAAACCAAACATAGTGGAAACTGGTCCTATTATTATTTCAAGTTAAAATTTACTTGCATTCACATGCATGAGGTCCGGTTACAACTTCTTTTACACGACATAATAATGAGTCAACGCATAGAAACCAAATCTAGGTCATGCCTGTTGTTAGACGTTAAGGACCAGCTAATTTAATTTGTCCGCTACATCCACCGATACCGACCACCATAAATCCCCATCAAACAGAAGGAATTAAGCAAGATTTGTAATTCATGTTCCAATCAAAACCAATGAAGCTTCCCAATTATTACGTTTTAATCATCTTCTTTTCAATAACCACCGCGACAACAAAATTAGTTCCCCGTTACGCAAAGCCCGGATGCAACGAGAAATGCGGGAACTTAACAATTCCATACCCTTTTGGAATCGGTCCCAACTGTTTCCTCAACCGCTGGTACGCTGTTAATTGCAAGTCCTCAAAACCTTATTTATCCGCTCTAAAACAACTGCCATTGTTGGGTGTAAATTTGTATGAACAAGTGGTTCTTGTCAATATCCCAGTGAGGTCTTATTGTCAAGCCCATACTTGGAACAGCAGCCAAATCCTAAATCTCGGTGACAGCCcatttttgttttccaagtttAATAACAAATTCTTCTTTGAAGGGTGTGGTACTGTTGCCGTATCCAGCGGTGGAAATGCGGTCACCGGGTGCTCGGTGATACGTTGCGAGCCACATGAACGTTTGAATAGAAGTAGTTGTGATGAAATGGGGACCAACTGTTGCCAAACAAACGTTCCTTATTATCTGAAGAATTACAGTATGAATGTGACTAGCAATCAGTCATGTGTTTCCGCCTTCTTGGTGGCTGATGTTGGTACGTTGTTTCCGAACAAATCTTTTCCTGGGGACAGACCGGAAAGTTCTTCGATCCCAACAGTACTTAACTGGACGCTACCAGAACGTTATTTTACTAAAGTAAACTGTGGTTATAATTTCAGCACACTTGAGTTAAAGATGGGTTTGCACACTTCAGTATTTACTGGGAAATGTAGCTGTCCGTATGAATTTAATGAAGGAAACCCTTATCTATCTGGAGAATGCAAAGGTATTGTGCGGATCTTCCTTTGTGAACATAGCTTCTTTGCTTACTACCAATGTTTTTAAAACCGATCCGTCACTACTAAAGTTTTTAAAACAGTGAATTGATGATATTGGTATTGTATATCTGGATATGTAAATTAAAATATTTCACCGGTACATGTTGCACTAGACTAGCTAGAACATCTCCAACGCTAAAGTTGCACTTATTTTTAGGCCTACTAATTACATTTTCCCTCCAATGTTAGAATAATCCAGACCTCTAGACCACACGCTCGGGTCCAGATGAGTCCGCCACGGCGAACACTAGACCACACGCATGCATGGTCCGGTTTGATTTCGAACTTGGTTCTCTTCTCCGCATCGCATCGGAGATGCTCTTAGATAAAATAATTTCATATTGTTAAATATTTTTAACTCTTTAAAATATTATGATTTATTATTGTGTTTTTCTTGATAAAAtatatttctttttctttctttaaaTATACTTATAATAACAATATAATTGTTTTGAACATTTAATTATTATTGAATATAAGTAACATTTAAATATTTCTGAATTTCACAATAATTCACGTTTTAAAAGTTACGAAAGAAAAATAAATAtgttttaaattaattaaaataaaataataataggTGTGTATTTCATTCACTTGTAATATTCGGAATTCGGTTTTGAGTAAAATTTGTATGCAgatgtaaaaaaaatataagcACATTGTAACGGTATATAtactatatattttttaaaatatcatattttaaaagttataatatacaaacaaaatatataaaaaatattacatTTGTGTACGGAtcaattgtttattattattcaaaACATGGTTATGAGCAAAGTTTATACTGAGACATACATAAACATAAACACGTTCTAATGACATACTTAAAACTTTATAAAACAGGTTAAAAAGATCGAGTTATAATAATAACATTTAAGAAAAACAATGTTACTCTTAATATTTGCGCCACACaaattaatatatagataattgtTTTGAACATTCAGTTATtggaaataaaatatattttttagtttttgagTCACGTTCAACAATTCCAACCACTTCTCCAGTATACGGTGGATTCATATATTGATATGGTTTTCAAAAAGTTGTAtaatgtatactactcatttttATTAATTGTGTGTGCATTTAGTCACCGAAGAATGTACAAAGTGCATGGAAATGTCTGGCTTTTGTGTGTACAAAGTATCATATGGTGGTAGACGGACCTTCATTTGTGATCAAAACGTTGATCACCATGGTAGAAGCAAATCCAGAGCTGCTTTTCTAGGTATACTTATTCTTATTAAATGTGTGTGCATTTTGCTTATATTTTGTTGGTTTTGTTTCTAGGTAATACCACTTGGATAAACATCAAAGCTCGAAAGTTGAATTAAATGTTCAATAATCCAATTTGTTCATATGATCAAAATCATATTTTCTTTGAAACTAAACTCTATATTTAGGAACAATAACGGTAAAAATGAGAGAACATAAACGAATGTAGTATTCTTGAAAAACTCATAATAGCATACTTTTTGTTTTGCTTTAACAAACATGATAGCTGGTTTGGAATTACTAGATCTTTTACCTTTAGTTGCTTTTCATGTTATATCTTGTTCAAGATTTGTATTATTAATCTGCAACATGTTCTTGGCATGTGATATTTAGGTGTTGGCATAACTATTTTGGTCCTCTTTCTTACGGCCCTAGGCATTGTATTGTACAAAGTAATACAAAGAACCAAAGACAAAAGACTGAAAAAGATATGTTTTGAACGTAATGGGGGACTACTTTTGAAACAACAAGAAGCAAGAAACGAGGGTTTGGTTGGTGAAACCAGGATTTTCACATCCAACGAGCTGGAAAAGGCAACAAACTACTTTAACAAGAATATGATTATTGGCAGAGGAGGCCAAGGTACAGTATACAAAGGCAAGTTGAATGATGGAAGGATGATAGCAGTCAAGAAAGCAAATGCAGTTGACCAAAGTCAACTAAAGCAATTCATCAATGAGATGGTAATTCTATCACAAGTTAATCATAGAAATGTCGTCAAACTACTAGGATGCTGCTTAGAGACTGACGTTCCTATACTAGTTTCAGAGTTCATTTCAAATGGGACTTTGTATGAGCATATTCATCATGAGAATACAAGGGTTATCCTATCATGGAGCACTCGATTACAGATTGCTATAGAGGTAGCAGGAGCACTAGCTTATTTGCATTCAGCAATGTCAATTCCAATCTACCATAGGGACATCAAATCAACTAATATACTTTTGGATGAAGAATATAGAGCCAAAATATCTGACTTTGGAACTTCAAGATTTGTCTCAATTGGTGTAACTCACTTAAGCACCTTAGTCCAAGGAACAATTGGTTACCTGGATCCAGAGTACTTTCAATGTAGCCAGCTCACTGAAAAAAGTGATGTTTATAGTTTTGGAGTTGTTTTGGTGGAACTATTAACAGGAGAAAAACCATTTTCATCAAGTAGATTTGGTGAAAACAGAAGCTTGGCTGCACACTTTTTGATGGGTTTTGAAGAGGGTCGAGTGATGTCTATTCTTGATGCAAATATGGTGAGAGAGGGCGGCAGGGATGTGTTATTGGAAGTAGCTAACCTAGCAATAAAATGCTTAAATTTGTGTGGG encodes the following:
- the LOC110909867 gene encoding wall-associated receptor kinase-like 2, yielding MKLPNYYVLIIFFSITTATTKLVPRYAKPGCNEKCGNLTIPYPFGIGPNCFLNRWYAVNCKSSKPYLSALKQLPLLGVNLYEQVVLVNIPVRSYCQAHTWNSSQILNLGDSPFLFSKFNNKFFFEGCGTVAVSSGGNAVTGCSVIRCEPHERLNRSSCDEMGTNCCQTNVPYYLKNYSMNVTSNQSCVSAFLVADVGTLFPNKSFPGDRPESSSIPTVLNWTLPERYFTKVNCGYNFSTLELKMGLHTSVFTGKCSCPYEFNEGNPYLSGECKVTEECTKCMEMSGFCVYKVSYGGRRTFICDQNVDHHGRSKSRAAFLGVGITILVLFLTALGIVLYKVIQRTKDKRLKKICFERNGGLLLKQQEARNEGLVGETRIFTSNELEKATNYFNKNMIIGRGGQGTVYKGKLNDGRMIAVKKANAVDQSQLKQFINEMVILSQVNHRNVVKLLGCCLETDVPILVSEFISNGTLYEHIHHENTRVILSWSTRLQIAIEVAGALAYLHSAMSIPIYHRDIKSTNILLDEEYRAKISDFGTSRFVSIGVTHLSTLVQGTIGYLDPEYFQCSQLTEKSDVYSFGVVLVELLTGEKPFSSSRFGENRSLAAHFLMGFEEGRVMSILDANMVREGGRDVLLEVANLAIKCLNLCGKDRPTMKELAIELERVGTSQKSFDG